The proteins below come from a single Sphingomicrobium sediminis genomic window:
- a CDS encoding TspO/MBR family protein, with amino-acid sequence MSFEVIFAIAWALILAVGGGLLTTIGTWYYELKKPSWQPPDWLFGPAWTIILGLGAWAFVLSWRGADSDADRTLILALYIANGVFHFLWSPLFFTVKRPDWALIEVPFLWASVLALTIMLRDFSVAASWMIVPYLVWVSFATILNWKIVQLNGPFGSMRSEA; translated from the coding sequence ATGTCGTTCGAAGTCATCTTTGCCATAGCCTGGGCTCTCATCCTCGCGGTAGGTGGGGGCCTGCTGACGACGATCGGCACATGGTATTACGAGCTCAAGAAACCGAGCTGGCAGCCGCCCGACTGGCTGTTCGGGCCGGCCTGGACGATCATCCTGGGACTTGGCGCATGGGCGTTCGTGCTGAGCTGGCGCGGGGCCGATAGCGATGCCGACCGCACACTCATCCTCGCGCTCTACATCGCCAACGGTGTCTTCCACTTCCTGTGGTCGCCGCTCTTCTTCACCGTGAAGCGGCCCGATTGGGCGCTGATCGAAGTGCCCTTCCTTTGGGCGAGCGTGCTGGCGCTCACGATCATGCTGCGCGACTTTTCGGTCGCGGCCAGCTGGATGATCGTGCCCTATCTCGTCTGGGTCAGCTTCGCGACCATCCTCAACTGGAAGATCGTGCAGCTCAACGGCCCGTTCGGATCAATGCGGAGCGAGGCCTAG
- a CDS encoding SulP family inorganic anion transporter, with product MSQWFGNIRGDILAGMVVALALIPEAIGFSIIAGVDPSVGLYASVAIALVIAFTGGRPGMISAATAAVAVVVVPLVRDHGVQYLFAATILMGLIQGLAAVLRLHLLMQFVSRSVITGFVNALAILIFMAQIPQLVNVGWETYAMVAAGLAIIYLFPRLTKAVPSPLVAILVLSAFAIYFGIPVNTVADMGELPDGLPFFALPDVPLTWETLQIILPYSITMAAVGLLESLLTAQIVDDLTHTDSNKQRESAGQGIANIVAACFGGMGGCAMIGQSVINVTSGGRGRLSSLAAGLFLLLLLAVLGPWVGRVPMPALVAVMIMVSIATFSWNSITNLKRHPKTSSAVMLTTVAVVVATHDLALGVLAGVLLSGIFFAEKVRRMFTVTRDREADRAVYYVRGEIFFASVDRFVRQLGPESVYEDAADDVVIDVSKAHFWDISAIGALDKVVDRMRRNGRHVKIVGINRASADLVDKFALEDRMGLELGLAPH from the coding sequence ATGTCCCAGTGGTTTGGCAATATTCGCGGCGATATCCTCGCCGGGATGGTCGTCGCGCTCGCGCTGATCCCCGAAGCGATCGGTTTCTCGATCATCGCGGGCGTCGATCCGAGCGTCGGGCTCTACGCGTCGGTCGCCATTGCGCTGGTCATCGCCTTTACCGGCGGGCGCCCGGGCATGATCTCGGCCGCCACCGCCGCAGTTGCGGTCGTGGTCGTGCCGTTGGTCCGCGATCATGGCGTTCAATATCTCTTTGCCGCTACGATCCTGATGGGCCTGATCCAGGGCCTCGCCGCTGTGCTGCGCCTGCACCTCCTGATGCAGTTCGTCTCGCGTTCGGTCATCACCGGCTTCGTCAACGCGCTCGCCATCCTCATTTTCATGGCGCAGATCCCACAGCTCGTGAACGTCGGCTGGGAGACCTATGCAATGGTCGCTGCCGGCCTTGCGATCATCTACCTCTTCCCGCGCCTCACCAAGGCGGTCCCCTCACCGCTCGTCGCGATCCTCGTCCTCTCGGCTTTCGCCATCTATTTCGGTATTCCGGTCAACACCGTCGCAGACATGGGCGAGCTGCCAGACGGCCTGCCCTTCTTTGCGCTGCCCGACGTGCCGCTGACCTGGGAAACGCTGCAGATCATCCTGCCCTATTCGATCACCATGGCTGCCGTCGGCCTCTTGGAATCGCTGCTGACCGCGCAGATCGTCGACGATCTCACCCACACCGACAGCAACAAGCAGCGCGAAAGCGCTGGCCAGGGCATCGCCAATATCGTCGCTGCCTGCTTCGGCGGCATGGGCGGCTGCGCGATGATCGGCCAGTCGGTCATCAACGTCACCAGCGGCGGTCGCGGCCGCCTGTCGAGCCTTGCGGCCGGCCTGTTCCTGCTGCTGCTGCTCGCCGTCCTCGGCCCGTGGGTCGGGCGCGTGCCGATGCCGGCATTGGTCGCCGTCATGATCATGGTGTCGATCGCGACCTTCAGCTGGAACTCCATCACCAACTTGAAGCGCCACCCGAAGACGAGCTCGGCGGTCATGCTCACCACCGTCGCCGTCGTCGTCGCGACGCATGACCTCGCGCTCGGCGTGCTGGCCGGTGTGCTCCTGTCGGGCATCTTCTTTGCCGAGAAGGTGCGCCGCATGTTCACCGTCACCCGCGACCGCGAGGCCGACCGGGCGGTCTATTACGTGCGCGGCGAAATCTTCTTCGCCTCGGTCGACCGCTTCGTGCGCCAGCTGGGCCCCGAAAGCGTCTATGAGGACGCCGCCGACGATGTCGTCATCGACGTTTCCAAGGCGCATTTCTGGGATATTTCGGCCATCGGCGCGCTTGACAAGGTCGTCGACCGGATGCGCCGCAACGGGCGTCACGTGAAGATTGTCGGCATCAACCGCGCCAGCGCCGACCTCGTCGACAAGTTCGCGCTCGAGGACCGAATGGGCCTCGAACTAGGCCTCGCTCCGCATTGA
- a CDS encoding GNAT family N-acetyltransferase, translating into MFENGKRSDKLALFQQFTSPPKKPGNDRILDMTDQKVSGMLAHAAMRDMTKDVARDLLFAECFVETERLMLRPMRIEDFNDYAAMMGAADAFEFSDRGPLTRDEAYTRLLRQVGHWTLLDYGTFGVFERYSGEFVGEVGYGDFQRNMGDGFDGVPEACWTIAEAYRGQGYAQEAAHAALQFTEDRLIASRTVALIHEDNGASIHIARKLGYKPFGERQYRGYRAILFARQF; encoded by the coding sequence ATGTTCGAGAATGGAAAGCGGTCGGACAAGCTTGCATTGTTCCAGCAGTTCACCTCGCCGCCCAAGAAGCCCGGGAATGACCGAATTCTCGACATGACCGACCAGAAGGTCAGCGGCATGCTCGCCCACGCAGCGATGCGCGACATGACCAAGGATGTGGCCCGCGACCTCCTCTTTGCCGAATGTTTCGTCGAGACCGAGCGGCTCATGCTTCGCCCGATGCGAATTGAAGATTTCAACGACTATGCCGCGATGATGGGCGCTGCAGACGCGTTCGAATTCTCCGATCGCGGCCCGCTGACCCGCGACGAGGCCTACACCCGCCTGCTGCGCCAGGTCGGGCATTGGACCCTCCTCGACTATGGCACGTTCGGCGTGTTCGAACGCTATAGCGGCGAATTTGTCGGCGAGGTCGGATATGGCGACTTCCAGCGCAATATGGGCGACGGCTTCGACGGCGTGCCCGAAGCCTGCTGGACGATCGCCGAAGCCTATCGCGGACAGGGCTATGCGCAGGAAGCCGCGCACGCCGCACTACAGTTTACCGAGGACCGCCTTATCGCATCGCGCACCGTCGCGCTGATCCACGAAGATAATGGTGCCTCGATCCATATTGCTCGCAAGCTTGGGTACAAGCCGTTCGGCGAACGGCAGTATCGGGGCTATCGGGCGATCCTCTTCGCGCGCCAGTTCTGA
- a CDS encoding winged helix-turn-helix domain-containing protein — MSNQGDQQSGAKPAHLSVGDFHLDRHDERLIGPHGPVRIGHKAFMVLLTLADEGGRLMTKDALFDTVWKDISVSESALTTVIRELRRAMGDDSKQPKYIESVYGRGYRLIAPIEAVAPVGEAPSATPTSAPKQSGGTGSPPRILVADFDVSALEQGASNFVIAIREEILLGLSRFREIEVIDGDGDVRGDGSRDYRLDARFLPQGKGFRLMTRLQRLGDGAIVWGETHQLDSDQLGSGIEAIMRKIVGAAFPALDQDISIGAAAAGDTLFDRYMVAKRRSLNAQDRIEAQEAARELEAIVAAKPDFALAYPPLVRLYNIDYGYTAFGSSGAVERGRALELAKAGLAADRSHVHAYTVLGFCHLYHEEFDQARSCFLQALERNPYNPVRLNEVATGMTYLGDFKQARELFEQAYGIQPQTDDANHEDLGRLAWLEGDLETAHAHFVQITDASIWSQLCVAVTTTHRSPKKGEKAMQRWKDRVHKNWHRPIPPDDKEVFEWVKFHNPFEDDAGDPIFELVADALKL, encoded by the coding sequence GTGTCGAATCAGGGGGATCAGCAAAGCGGGGCCAAGCCTGCGCATCTGTCGGTGGGTGACTTTCACCTCGACCGGCATGACGAGCGCCTCATCGGTCCGCATGGTCCCGTCCGCATCGGCCACAAGGCGTTCATGGTGCTGTTGACGCTTGCCGATGAAGGCGGGCGGCTGATGACCAAGGACGCATTGTTCGACACGGTCTGGAAGGACATTTCCGTTTCGGAATCGGCGCTCACGACCGTGATCCGCGAATTGCGCCGGGCGATGGGGGACGATTCCAAACAGCCTAAATATATCGAGAGCGTCTATGGTCGCGGCTATCGACTGATCGCGCCGATTGAGGCCGTCGCGCCGGTCGGCGAGGCGCCCTCGGCTACCCCGACCAGTGCGCCCAAGCAGTCGGGTGGGACCGGCAGCCCGCCGCGCATACTCGTCGCCGATTTCGATGTCAGCGCGCTTGAGCAAGGTGCCTCCAACTTCGTCATCGCTATTCGCGAGGAAATTCTCCTCGGCCTGTCGCGCTTTCGCGAGATCGAGGTGATCGACGGGGATGGTGACGTGCGCGGCGACGGGTCGCGCGACTATCGCCTCGACGCGCGCTTCCTTCCGCAGGGCAAGGGCTTTCGCCTGATGACCCGCCTGCAGCGGCTCGGCGATGGCGCAATCGTGTGGGGCGAGACGCACCAGCTCGACAGCGACCAGCTGGGCTCGGGGATCGAAGCGATCATGCGCAAGATTGTCGGTGCTGCCTTTCCGGCGCTCGACCAAGACATCTCGATTGGTGCCGCGGCCGCCGGCGATACCTTGTTCGACCGCTACATGGTCGCCAAGCGTCGCAGCCTCAACGCGCAGGACAGGATCGAGGCGCAAGAGGCGGCGCGTGAACTCGAGGCTATCGTTGCGGCTAAGCCTGACTTCGCGCTCGCTTATCCCCCGCTCGTGCGGCTCTATAATATCGATTACGGCTATACCGCCTTCGGATCGTCAGGAGCGGTCGAACGCGGCCGCGCGCTGGAACTTGCCAAGGCGGGCCTCGCAGCAGATCGTAGCCATGTCCATGCCTATACGGTCTTGGGCTTTTGCCACCTCTATCATGAGGAGTTCGACCAGGCGCGCAGCTGTTTCCTGCAGGCGCTTGAGCGCAACCCCTATAATCCCGTGCGCCTCAATGAGGTCGCTACGGGAATGACCTATCTCGGCGACTTCAAGCAAGCGCGCGAATTGTTCGAACAGGCCTATGGCATCCAGCCGCAGACCGACGATGCCAATCACGAAGACCTTGGGCGATTGGCGTGGCTCGAGGGTGACCTCGAGACCGCCCACGCTCATTTCGTGCAAATTACCGATGCCTCGATCTGGTCGCAGCTATGTGTTGCTGTGACGACGACCCATCGCAGTCCCAAGAAGGGAGAAAAAGCGATGCAGCGTTGGAAGGACCGGGTCCACAAAAATTGGCATCGTCCCATCCCGCCCGATGACAAGGAAGTCTTCGAGTGGGTTAAGTTCCACAATCCGTTCGAGGACGATGCCGGCGATCCGATTTTCGAACTGGTGGCCGACGCGCTCAAACTGTAG
- a CDS encoding TfuA domain-containing protein — protein sequence MIVFAGPSLPLDLRDRWRGIDWRAPAEAGDFLALVDEAPAKVLLLDGYFEERAAVMHKEALSLMAAGTRLYGASSMGALRAAELHEFGMTGIGSIFDAYRSGLLVGDDEVALVHGDARIGWKAVSVPMVDVRATLVAAVRAGIIEPATARILRKRWHDIYYVDREWPPMIDAAEGIASRETLGAIAGMHVELKEADAIHAMDVALSDEAPAMPIDVPQTDFLEALRRRPTV from the coding sequence ATGATTGTTTTCGCCGGCCCGTCCTTGCCACTCGACCTTCGCGACCGCTGGCGCGGCATCGACTGGCGAGCACCGGCCGAAGCGGGTGATTTTCTCGCCTTGGTCGACGAGGCGCCCGCCAAAGTCCTGCTGCTGGACGGCTATTTCGAGGAACGCGCCGCCGTCATGCACAAGGAGGCGCTGTCGCTGATGGCCGCCGGCACCCGGCTCTATGGCGCATCGAGCATGGGCGCGTTGCGCGCCGCCGAACTGCATGAATTCGGTATGACGGGCATCGGCTCGATCTTCGACGCCTATCGCTCCGGCTTGCTTGTCGGCGACGACGAAGTCGCGCTCGTCCACGGCGATGCGCGGATCGGCTGGAAAGCGGTGAGTGTGCCGATGGTCGATGTGCGCGCCACCCTCGTCGCGGCGGTGCGCGCTGGCATCATCGAACCGGCTACTGCCCGCATCCTGCGAAAGCGCTGGCACGACATCTATTATGTTGATCGCGAATGGCCGCCGATGATCGACGCGGCAGAAGGCATTGCGAGCCGCGAAACGCTGGGAGCGATCGCAGGCATGCATGTCGAGCTCAAAGAGGCAGATGCGATCCACGCCATGGACGTCGCTCTATCGGACGAGGCGCCAGCCATGCCGATCGACGTTCCCCAGACGGACTTTCTGGAAGCCTTGCGCCGCAGGCCTACAGTTTGA
- a CDS encoding YcaO-like family protein: MNFPSDGQRAAPAAALFDAAWTAAKAAGVTRLADITRLDRIGLPVWQAVRPMSRALSVHQGKGADQDTAKLGALLEAVESDAAERFEAEGPEASWNDLPADERPDHIADLARHRDRTPPADTTHQWIAATRVDGSRLHVPLASASLDFTRFADSPFERASAGLATGSTREEAQRTALHELIERDAVSAFHAADMFERLECELDERTIPFGWFAALHGRVREAGAALRLFVLPSLTATPVIGAGVSDATKGARPYAGSVGYAAHPDPELALFQAISEALQSRLTFIAGARDDCWPWLYTEERRGIMATLAPPPAPMIDPLPFDSIEPGDRDVERLVEKLAARGFDETAFLDIAQTGPFHIVRAFCPGLGSLGKERRA; the protein is encoded by the coding sequence ATGAATTTTCCAAGTGACGGGCAGCGCGCGGCTCCGGCCGCGGCGCTGTTCGATGCTGCGTGGACGGCGGCCAAGGCGGCAGGCGTCACGCGGCTCGCCGACATTACGAGGCTCGACAGGATCGGGCTGCCCGTCTGGCAGGCCGTCCGGCCGATGTCGCGCGCGCTGTCGGTGCATCAGGGCAAGGGCGCAGACCAAGACACGGCCAAACTCGGCGCGCTTTTGGAAGCCGTCGAGAGCGACGCCGCAGAGCGGTTCGAGGCCGAGGGTCCGGAAGCGAGTTGGAACGACCTTCCGGCAGACGAACGCCCCGACCATATCGCAGACCTCGCGCGGCATCGCGACCGAACGCCGCCAGCGGACACAACACACCAATGGATCGCCGCGACCCGCGTGGACGGCAGCAGGCTGCATGTGCCGCTGGCTAGCGCCTCGCTCGATTTCACCCGCTTTGCCGACAGCCCCTTCGAGCGCGCCAGCGCCGGGCTGGCCACTGGCTCCACACGTGAAGAGGCGCAGCGCACGGCGCTCCACGAACTGATCGAACGCGACGCGGTATCTGCCTTTCATGCCGCTGACATGTTCGAGCGGCTGGAATGCGAGCTGGACGAAAGAACGATCCCGTTCGGCTGGTTCGCCGCATTGCACGGCCGCGTCCGGGAGGCTGGCGCAGCGCTTCGCCTCTTCGTTTTGCCATCCCTGACCGCAACTCCGGTCATCGGTGCGGGCGTCAGCGATGCGACCAAGGGAGCCCGACCCTATGCGGGCTCGGTCGGATATGCGGCGCATCCGGACCCGGAACTCGCTCTATTCCAAGCCATATCCGAGGCGCTACAAAGCCGCCTCACTTTCATCGCCGGTGCGCGCGACGATTGCTGGCCGTGGCTCTACACGGAAGAACGTCGCGGGATCATGGCGACCCTGGCTCCGCCGCCAGCCCCCATGATCGACCCCCTGCCCTTTGACAGCATCGAACCGGGTGATCGCGACGTCGAAAGGCTCGTCGAAAAACTTGCGGCCCGAGGCTTCGATGAGACTGCGTTTCTCGACATCGCGCAGACGGGCCCCTTCCACATCGTCCGCGCCTTCTGCCCGGGGCTTGGCTCGCTCGGAAAGGAGCGGCGCGCATGA
- a CDS encoding serine hydrolase domain-containing protein: protein MSFISVLAASLLATQPAPNTAAAAQAYLDRAYPADGPGVSAIIVDDGEIVFKGAAGMADMEAGTPLTGDSKHWIGSITKQFSAAMIVKLVEEGALSYTDPLSKFLPDYPGGDLITVHQLLNHTSGVQSYTSIPGWMMNPKNTSQDLTTAELIAEFSGLDPVSRPGETWSYNNSGYVLVGAVIEAVTGQPWHEAIRTRLLEPAGINDILYSEDGADLLANGYTRGGDGVEPARDFSPTIPHAAGALIGDVEALAKWYDALFDGRIVSEAGLARMTTWTRTYDGETENYGYALAEDDLLGRDGIGHGGGIFGFNTASTYYPGEDLFIAVFANSDAAVTRPSIASARLAALALGEPFAMYDEVEFDAAELEGWTGVYAWDEEDEVILKIEDDKPVLVTASGRPLQFKAAGDGIYFRDPSASVAWFRLSSDRAARKTLEWHDGEGAKILLRTGDVPEGPEAYVLSDAEREAWVGRYRFPIGIFTVAQNADGEMTGQLEGQGPVPFVPTSATEATADAVGARLVFDVEDGKAKTVKILQGGAELMGERIEE, encoded by the coding sequence ATGAGCTTCATTTCAGTACTTGCCGCGAGCCTGCTGGCGACGCAGCCCGCACCCAATACGGCCGCCGCAGCACAGGCATATCTCGACCGTGCTTATCCCGCGGACGGGCCCGGCGTCAGCGCGATCATCGTCGATGACGGCGAGATCGTGTTCAAGGGCGCTGCGGGCATGGCCGACATGGAGGCTGGCACGCCGCTCACTGGCGACAGCAAGCATTGGATCGGGTCGATCACCAAGCAATTCTCGGCCGCGATGATCGTCAAGCTCGTGGAAGAGGGGGCGCTGTCCTACACCGACCCGCTGTCAAAGTTCCTGCCCGACTATCCGGGCGGCGATTTGATCACGGTCCACCAGCTGCTCAATCACACGTCGGGTGTGCAGAGCTATACGTCGATCCCGGGCTGGATGATGAACCCCAAAAATACCTCGCAGGATCTGACAACTGCTGAGTTGATTGCCGAATTTTCGGGGCTCGACCCGGTTTCGCGGCCCGGCGAGACCTGGAGCTACAATAATAGCGGCTATGTGCTGGTCGGTGCGGTGATCGAAGCAGTCACCGGTCAGCCCTGGCACGAAGCCATTCGCACCCGCCTGCTAGAGCCCGCGGGGATCAACGACATTCTCTACAGCGAAGATGGCGCCGACCTGCTCGCCAACGGCTATACCCGCGGCGGCGATGGGGTCGAGCCGGCACGCGATTTCTCCCCGACCATTCCGCACGCGGCAGGCGCGCTGATCGGCGATGTCGAGGCGTTGGCGAAGTGGTATGACGCCTTGTTCGATGGTCGCATCGTCAGCGAGGCCGGGCTCGCCCGAATGACCACCTGGACACGCACCTATGACGGGGAGACCGAAAATTACGGCTATGCGCTGGCCGAAGACGACCTGCTGGGTCGCGACGGCATCGGCCATGGCGGCGGCATTTTCGGCTTCAACACGGCCAGCACCTATTATCCCGGCGAAGACCTGTTCATCGCCGTCTTCGCCAATAGCGACGCAGCCGTCACGCGGCCGTCCATCGCATCGGCGCGGCTCGCCGCACTCGCGCTGGGCGAACCATTCGCCATGTATGACGAAGTGGAATTCGATGCTGCCGAGCTTGAGGGCTGGACGGGTGTCTATGCGTGGGACGAGGAAGACGAGGTCATCCTCAAGATTGAAGATGACAAGCCTGTCCTCGTGACCGCGTCCGGACGCCCGCTGCAATTCAAGGCGGCTGGCGATGGTATCTATTTCCGCGATCCCTCGGCGAGTGTCGCATGGTTCCGGCTGTCGAGCGATCGCGCAGCGCGCAAGACGCTCGAATGGCATGATGGCGAAGGTGCGAAGATCCTGCTGCGCACCGGCGATGTGCCCGAGGGCCCCGAAGCCTATGTGCTGAGCGATGCCGAGCGCGAAGCCTGGGTTGGCCGCTATCGCTTCCCTATCGGCATCTTCACCGTTGCCCAAAACGCCGATGGCGAGATGACCGGTCAACTCGAAGGGCAGGGGCCGGTGCCGTTCGTGCCGACGTCCGCAACCGAGGCGACCGCCGACGCGGTTGGGGCGCGGCTTGTCTTCGATGTCGAGGATGGCAAAGCCAAGACCGTGAAGATCTTGCAGGGCGGAGCCGAACTGATGGGCGAGCGGATAGAGGAATAG
- the proS gene encoding proline--tRNA ligase, translating into MRLSRSFLPVLKESPSGAEIASHKLMLQAGLVRQTAAGIYAWLPLGQRVLRKVEQIVREEQDRVGQEMLMPTIQSADLWRESGRYDAYGPEMLRITDRHDREMLYGPTNEDMITALFRDDVNSYRDLPRMLYHIQWKFRDERRPRFGVMRGREFLMKDAYSFDLDEAGARLSYYRQLLAYLRTFGRMGIKAVPMQADSGPIGGKLSHEFLVLAPNGESELFYDAAVEEIDFERDGLSYDDADALEALFKEATGVYARTDETHEEDLWADVPAERQRTGRGIEVGHIFYFGDKYSKAMGLKVSGPDGDITPMMGSYGVGVSRLVGAIIEASHDDNGIVWPEAVAPWKVGIVTMRADDEATVAAAEDLYAKLKAAGIETLYDDRDERGGVKLGGMDLMGLPWQIIIGPRGLKNGVVEVKNRRTGEREELTPEAALAKLTA; encoded by the coding sequence GTGCGCCTTTCCCGCTCCTTTCTCCCCGTCCTCAAGGAAAGCCCCTCTGGGGCAGAAATTGCCAGCCACAAGCTGATGCTGCAGGCCGGGCTCGTGCGCCAGACCGCCGCCGGCATCTATGCCTGGCTGCCGCTCGGCCAGCGTGTGCTTCGTAAGGTCGAGCAGATCGTGCGCGAGGAGCAGGACCGCGTCGGCCAGGAAATGCTGATGCCGACCATCCAGTCGGCCGACTTGTGGCGCGAAAGCGGGCGCTACGACGCCTACGGCCCCGAGATGCTGCGCATCACCGATCGGCACGACCGCGAGATGCTCTACGGCCCGACCAATGAGGACATGATCACCGCGCTCTTCCGTGATGACGTGAACAGTTATCGCGACCTGCCGCGCATGCTCTACCACATCCAGTGGAAGTTCCGCGACGAACGCCGCCCGCGTTTTGGCGTGATGCGCGGCCGCGAATTCCTCATGAAGGACGCCTACAGCTTCGACCTCGACGAGGCCGGCGCGCGCCTCAGCTATTATCGCCAGCTGCTCGCTTACCTGCGCACTTTCGGCCGCATGGGGATCAAGGCGGTGCCGATGCAGGCCGATAGCGGTCCCATCGGGGGCAAGCTAAGTCACGAATTTCTCGTCCTCGCGCCCAATGGCGAAAGCGAGCTCTTCTACGATGCGGCGGTCGAGGAGATCGATTTCGAACGTGACGGGCTGAGCTATGACGATGCCGATGCGTTGGAGGCGCTCTTCAAGGAAGCGACCGGCGTCTATGCGCGCACCGACGAGACCCATGAGGAAGACCTTTGGGCCGATGTCCCGGCGGAGCGCCAGCGCACCGGTCGCGGGATCGAGGTCGGGCATATCTTTTATTTCGGCGACAAATATTCGAAGGCCATGGGTCTCAAGGTCTCCGGCCCCGATGGCGACATCACGCCGATGATGGGCAGCTATGGCGTCGGCGTGTCGCGCCTGGTCGGTGCGATCATCGAAGCCAGCCACGACGACAATGGCATCGTCTGGCCCGAAGCGGTCGCACCGTGGAAGGTCGGGATCGTCACGATGCGCGCCGATGACGAGGCGACTGTCGCGGCAGCCGAGGACCTCTATGCCAAGCTCAAGGCCGCGGGCATCGAAACGCTCTACGACGATCGAGACGAGCGCGGCGGCGTGAAGCTTGGCGGCATGGATTTGATGGGTCTGCCATGGCAGATCATCATTGGCCCGCGTGGTCTCAAGAATGGCGTCGTGGAAGTCAAAAATCGACGGACAGGGGAACGCGAGGAATTGACCCCCGAAGCCGCGCTGGCCAAGCTGACCGCATGA
- a CDS encoding lipoprotein-releasing ABC transporter permease subunit, producing the protein MILSAHERMIARRYLLPHKGEGFIFVVAGFSVGAVALGVAALIVVMSVMNGFRADLFDRIVGLNGHAVVQGYNGQLEDWENVVDLAIATEGVTEATPMIEQPLMASSNGRVEGILLRGLRVEDITGNPLISENITAGRLSDVRVGSGNIALGARLAESLGARVGSEVSLISPEGRSTPVGTLPRIVSYRVSAIFEVGVYDYDKAFVVMPVEDAQTLLMLGDMVTTVELEVTDPDRVGRLLAPLAPQVSRSGVIVDWRQMNSALFEALEVERVAMFIVLCIIILVAAFNIASSLIMLVRAKRRDIAILRTMGASRAGMTRIFMAVGLTIGLVGILIGLALGATFLFFRQGVVDLIQAASGQDLWDPSVRFLSELPSKTDPFEVAAIVLVTLILVFIATLFPARKAAATDPVEVLRYE; encoded by the coding sequence ATGATCCTTTCTGCCCATGAGCGAATGATCGCTCGGCGCTACCTCCTTCCCCACAAGGGCGAGGGCTTCATCTTCGTCGTCGCCGGTTTCTCGGTTGGCGCGGTGGCGCTCGGCGTGGCGGCGCTAATTGTCGTCATGAGCGTCATGAACGGTTTCCGCGCCGACCTGTTCGACCGCATCGTGGGCCTCAACGGCCATGCGGTGGTGCAGGGCTATAACGGCCAGCTCGAAGACTGGGAGAATGTCGTCGACCTCGCCATCGCAACCGAAGGTGTGACCGAGGCGACGCCGATGATCGAGCAGCCGCTCATGGCCTCTTCCAACGGACGGGTCGAAGGTATCTTGCTGCGCGGCCTTCGGGTCGAGGACATTACCGGCAATCCGCTCATCAGCGAGAATATTACCGCAGGTCGGCTCAGTGACGTGCGCGTCGGGTCGGGCAATATCGCGCTGGGCGCGCGGCTCGCCGAGAGTCTCGGCGCGCGGGTCGGCAGCGAGGTGTCGCTGATCAGCCCCGAAGGGCGCTCTACACCCGTCGGCACCTTGCCGCGCATCGTCTCCTACCGTGTGTCCGCCATTTTCGAAGTCGGCGTCTACGATTATGACAAGGCGTTCGTGGTCATGCCGGTCGAGGATGCGCAGACCCTGCTCATGCTGGGCGACATGGTGACGACGGTCGAACTGGAAGTCACCGATCCCGATCGCGTCGGCCGCCTGTTGGCCCCGCTCGCGCCGCAAGTCAGCCGCAGCGGGGTGATCGTCGACTGGCGACAGATGAATTCGGCGCTGTTCGAAGCGCTCGAGGTGGAGCGCGTGGCGATGTTCATCGTCTTGTGCATCATCATCCTGGTCGCCGCCTTCAACATCGCCAGTTCGCTGATCATGCTGGTTCGGGCGAAACGACGCGACATTGCGATCCTGCGCACCATGGGCGCGAGCCGGGCGGGGATGACACGCATCTTCATGGCAGTGGGTCTGACGATCGGGCTGGTCGGCATCCTGATCGGGCTTGCATTGGGAGCGACCTTCCTTTTCTTCCGCCAGGGCGTAGTCGATCTCATCCAGGCAGCCTCGGGGCAGGATTTGTGGGACCCGTCGGTCCGCTTCCTGTCCGAATTGCCTTCCAAGACCGACCCGTTCGAGGTGGCAGCCATCGTTCTCGTCACCTTAATCCTCGTGTTCATTGCGACCCTGTTTCCGGCGCGCAAAGCCGCAGCAACCGATCCGGTGGAGGTGCTGCGCTATGAGTGA